The Rhododendron vialii isolate Sample 1 chromosome 6a, ASM3025357v1 genome includes a window with the following:
- the LOC131331224 gene encoding coatomer subunit gamma-2-like: MAVLFYTSFCLKLNKSLLFVDGVFQGTEVVPPNSRLHTCLLSGVYMCNLIVLVRLSFGIDGPKEVAMKLVVRSEDEYVSDAIHEIVASG, translated from the coding sequence ATGGCAGTATTGTTTTATACTTCTTTTTGTCTAAAACTGAATAAATCTCTCCTGTTCGTTGATGGTGTCTTTCAGGGCACAGAGGTGGTCCCACCAAACTCAAGATTGCACACTTGCTTATTGTCTGGTGTTTACATGTGCAACTTAATTGTTCTAGTTCGGCTCTCGTTCGGCATTGACGGGccaaaagaagttgcaatgaaACTTGTCGTTAGATCCGAGGATGAATATGTCAGCGATGCTATTCACGAAATTGTAGCAAGCGGCTAG
- the LOC131328314 gene encoding 26S proteasome non-ATPase regulatory subunit 1 homolog B-like yields the protein MHVGTTVDTFLRENLDWLSRATNWAKFSATAGLGVIHRGHLQQGRSLMAPYLPQSGAGGGGSPYSEGGALYALGLIHANHGEGIKQFLRDSLRSTNVEVIQHGACLSLGLAALGTADEDVYDDITNVLYTDSAVAGEAAGISMGLLMVGTATEKAAEMLTYAHETQHEKIIRYACRTWTCTILCTVFDPATSVVLSFLQLSFFLQ from the exons ATGCATGTTGGAACAACTGTGGATACATTTCTGCGGGAGAATCTG GATTGGCTGAGCAGAGCTACTAATTGGGCTAAGTTCAGTGCAACAGCAGGGCTTGGTGTTATTCACAGAGGCCACCTACAACAGGGAAGATCACTGATGGCCCCATACTTGCCACAGAGTGGggccggtggtggtggtagtccATACTCAGAAGGTGGTGCTCTATATGCACTAGGCTTGATTCATGCAAACCATGGCGAGGGTATCAAACAATTCCTGCGGGATAGTCTACGCAGTACCAATGTGGAG GTTATTCAGCATGGTGCATGCTTAAGTCTTGGCTTGGCAGCTCTTGGAACTGCTGATGAAGACGTCTATGACGACATTACGAATGTGCTTTATACTGACAGTGCCGTTGCTGGAGAAGCTGCTGGTATTAGTATGGGCTTACTGATGGTTGGGACTGCAACTGAGAAGGCAGCCGAAATGCTTACTTATGCACATGAGACGCAACATGAGAAAATAATCAG GTACGCATGTCGAACATGGACTTGTACAATTTTATGCACTGTATTTGATCCAGCGACAAGCGTTGTCCTTTCCTTTCTTCAACTGTCTTTCTTTCTACAGTAA
- the LOC131331222 gene encoding subtilisin-like protease SBT3 — protein sequence MAPQFPLYVFLLSLTIPQFISTLAELDNYIVHMDLSAMPKAFSSHHTWYLATISSILDNTRATTTTTTTTSLSSSSKLIYGYSNAIHGFSASLSPSEYEAIKQFPGYVSSYRDMPVKIDTTHSTEFLGLKSESGTLLAAEQGKGVIIGVVDTGIWPESKSFNDDGMTEVPSRWKGECETGTQFNSSMCNKKLIGARFFNRGLHAKFPKLAFSMNSSRDTDGHGTHTSSTAAGNYVEGTSYFGYASGTARGVAPRAHVAMYKALWDEDSYSSDIIAAIDQAMIDGVDVLSLSFGSNSVELYKNPIAIATFAAMEKGIFVSKSAGNRGPYNASLHNGIPWVLSVAAGTVDREFQGLITLGNNVSISGSSLFPGNSNPSQFPLVFKGFCNNTEELKNVGHKIIVCQDKDDSLGEQVYYAQNSSVTMAIFVTNTKDLEFYIQTTFPAIFLNLEKGEIVLDYIKNGDDPMAKIDFHQTRLGTKPAPKVASYSSRGPSPSCRFVLKPDLMAPGSLILAAWPPNIPTGDLATGPLFGQFNILSGTSMACPHGAGVAALLKAARPDWGPAAIRSAMMTTSYSNDNDFNPIKDLGNNDKVATPLAIGSGHVDPNKALDPGLIYDANITDYVNLLCGLNFTAKQIQTITRGTPYNCSNPTLDINYPSFIAFFNADAPETVQEFSRTVTNIGAGMTNYIAKVTPMEGFILKVVPEKLVFRERSEKQSYKVSIQGPKTMKEGTLAFGYLTWVEVEGDHVVRSPIVALS from the coding sequence ATGGCCCCTCAATTCCCCTTGTATGTTTTCCTCCTTTCTTTAACAATCCCACAATTCATATCCACTTTGGCCGAATTAGATAATTACATTGTCCACATGGACTTATCAGCCATGCCAAAAGCCTTCTCTAGCCACCACACTTGGTACTTGGCCACCATTTCTTCCATACTGGATAACACTAgagccaccaccactaccaccaccactacctctTTGTCCTCTTCCTCTAAGCTCATCTATGGCTACAGTAATGCCATCCATGGTTTTAGTGCTAGTCTCTCTCCATCTGAGTACGAAGCGATAAAACAATTCCCGGGCTATGTTTCTTCCTATAGAGATATGCCGGTTAAAATCGACACGACTCACTCGACTGAATTCCTTGGGCTAAAGTCGGAGTCGGGTACGCTGCTAGCGGCAGAACAGGGAAAAGGTGTCATAATTGGGGTGGTCGACACGGGGATATGGCCAGAGAGCAAGAGCTTCAACGACGATGGAATGACTGAAGTGCCCTCAAGGTGGAAAGGAGAGTGCGAAACTGGCACCCAATTCAACTCATCAATGTGCAACAAGAAGCTTATTGGAGCTCGTTTCTTCAACAGAGGCCTTCATGCAAAATTCCCCAAATTGGCCTTTTCGATGAACTCCTCACGGGACACCGACGGGCATGGCACCCACACTTCTTCCACAGCAGCCGGGAACTACGTCGAGGGCACGTCATATTTTGGCTATGCTTCGGGAACTGCCCGAGGTGTGGCTCCGAGGGCTCACGTGGCCATGTACAAGGCCTTGTGGGACGAGGATTCGTACTCATCCGACATCATTGCCGCGATTGATCAGGCGATGATAGACGGCGTTgatgttctctccctctcctttgGCTCAAATAGTGTCGAATTGTACAAAAACCCCATCGCCATAGCTACGTTTGCAGCTATGgagaagggtatttttgtctctaAATCGGCCGGAAACAGGGGACCCTACAATGCGTCACTCCACAATGGGATCCCTTGGGTCCTCTCTGTTGCTGCCGGTACAGTGGACCGCGAATTCCAAGGGCTTATTACCCTTGGCAACAATGTTTCAATCTCAGGCTCTTCTCTTTTTCCAGGGAATTCAAATCCATCTCAATTCCCACTTGTTTTCAAGGGTTTCTGCAATAATACCgaggaattgaaaaatgttgGGCACAAGATTATTGTGTGCCAAGACAAGGACGATTCCCTAGGCGAGCAAGTTTACTATGCCCAAAATTCAAGTGTGACCATGGCGATCTTCGTTACCAACACGAAGGATTTGGAATTCTACATTCAGACCACATTTCCCGCAATTTTTCTCAATCTTGAAAAGGGAGAGATTGTTTTGGACTACATCAAAAACGGTGACGACCCAATGgcgaaaattgattttcatcaAACGCGACTCGGGACTAAACCAGCACCTAAAGTGGCTAGCTATAGCTCAAGAGGCCCATCCCCAAGCTGCCGATTTGTGCTCAAGCCTGACCTTATGGCCCCTGGCTCATTGATCCTAGCCGCATGGCCTCCAAATATTCCAACGGGGGATTTGGCCACCGGGCCGCTTTTCGGTCAGTTCAATATCTTGTCGGGCACGTCCATGGCCTGCCCTCATGGTGCAGGGGTCGCAGCGCTTCTCAAGGCGGCTAGGCCCGATTGGGGCCCAGCCGCCATTCGTTCCGCCATGATGACCACTTCTTATTCGAACGACAACGATTTCAACCCGATTAAAGACCTTGGAAATAACGACAAAGTTGCTACTCCTTTAGCCATCGGGTCCGGCCATGTTGACCCAAACAAGGCGCTAGACCCCGGTCTAATATACGATGCGAACATCACCGACTACGTGAATCTTCTTTGTGGATTAAATTTCACCGCAAAACAAATACAAACCATCACGAGGGGGACTCCTTATAATTGTTCAAACCCGACTTTGGACATCAACTACCCTTCTTTCATTGCATTTTTCAACGCAGATGCGCCCGAAACTGTGCAAGAATTTTCTCGTACGGTGACCAACATTGGAGCAGGAATGACGAATTATATAGCGAAAGTGACACCAATGGAGGGGTTCATACTTAAGGTTGTGCCTGAGAAactggtttttagagagaggagCGAGAAGCAGAGCTACAAGGTGAGTATTCAAGGACCGAAAACGATGAAGGAGGGTACGTTGGCGTTTGGGTATCTGACTTGGGTTGAGGTTGAGGGTGACCATGTGGTTCGAAGTCCGATAGTGGCATTAAGTTAG